From the genome of Acidobacteriota bacterium, one region includes:
- a CDS encoding MtrB/PioB family outer membrane beta-barrel protein yields MIKLMLLCVILSAAEAFGQTAPPAPQAPTVEVSGSVASGVLGLDNSTNSAKLTEYRDLRNNFFVPAMTFSMADRAAGWYFDLSGVNVSRDDQTIRAEAGSFGRWRLKADWVETPHNFSNKAVTPYLQAAPGLFTVPATIPITFKKLATAAADAAGVLASDDLIAAYQAAFLVPTPLAMQTNAGSFAARWLAVDSLALDVVYDRRDKSGSRPTYGPIGDRPPRTLNVQLAEPVDYNTNEVTLAAEHQGGRYQVRGEYQFSDFANQIDTMQWQNIYTNGQPGATYDVWDRSVSVFGVRPLSPDNRYHNLTGMFGTNLPKDSRLTATVAYGMLEQNQTLLPYSYHNDQLAVQTLPRVSAEAAINTLNFVADYTVTPTPKLNLRAYYRSYDLNNDTPSSNWQYVTQDTSNLNGTVSYLNKRVSLPYAWNRRNAGVDATWRLPARTSLLVGFERESMDRDHREADTAENIFRATLRTRGARWATFEARALFGARDGGDYHNTVTREGYWYSQSDGVDNNNPALTFDNHPDMRRYDVSDRMRQQFDVRANFTPRDLVSLSAYARYRHDDFDSDVQPSQPLLGTGLAEQNAVTPGNQLGRLDDKRTRFGVDAYTEVKTGLSVNAFLNFDRGTALDRSLEFQENNKANPSVVATAELGPWTRAGSQWTAEQRDETWSAGVGTTWQIAPDKATLIADYTASLASIDIDYSGFGVTNFNGTPFPPNHQFAFSAPSTVSEDWHVINLRLEIPVRALVVVTSYTYENYALDDWAQASAAPWVESVGADTLLRDTSRSHQWGNRLFNFGTYLAPRYVAHIGFVGFRYRF; encoded by the coding sequence ATGATCAAACTCATGCTCTTGTGCGTCATTCTCAGTGCGGCCGAGGCCTTCGGGCAGACCGCGCCGCCCGCGCCCCAGGCGCCGACGGTGGAAGTCAGCGGCAGCGTCGCCTCAGGCGTGCTGGGGCTCGACAACTCCACCAACTCGGCGAAGCTGACCGAGTACCGCGATCTGCGCAACAACTTCTTCGTGCCGGCCATGACCTTCTCGATGGCCGATCGCGCGGCGGGCTGGTATTTCGACCTGAGCGGCGTCAACGTCAGCCGCGATGACCAGACCATCAGGGCCGAGGCCGGCTCGTTCGGCCGGTGGCGCCTCAAAGCCGACTGGGTCGAGACCCCGCACAACTTCAGCAACAAGGCGGTCACGCCCTACCTCCAGGCGGCGCCGGGCTTGTTCACCGTGCCGGCCACCATCCCGATTACCTTCAAGAAGCTGGCGACGGCCGCAGCCGACGCCGCCGGCGTGCTGGCCAGCGATGACCTGATCGCGGCGTACCAGGCGGCCTTCCTGGTGCCGACGCCGCTGGCGATGCAAACCAATGCCGGCAGCTTCGCCGCCCGGTGGCTGGCGGTCGACAGCCTGGCTCTGGACGTGGTCTACGACCGTCGCGACAAGTCCGGTTCCCGGCCGACCTATGGCCCGATCGGCGATCGTCCGCCGCGCACGTTGAATGTTCAACTGGCCGAGCCGGTGGACTACAACACCAACGAGGTCACCCTGGCGGCCGAGCATCAGGGCGGACGCTACCAGGTGCGTGGTGAGTACCAGTTCTCCGATTTCGCCAACCAGATCGACACCATGCAGTGGCAGAACATCTACACCAACGGCCAGCCCGGCGCCACTTACGATGTCTGGGACCGATCGGTGTCCGTGTTCGGCGTCCGGCCGCTGTCGCCGGACAATCGTTACCACAACCTGACCGGCATGTTCGGCACCAACCTGCCGAAGGACAGCCGGCTGACGGCCACGGTCGCCTACGGCATGCTCGAACAGAACCAGACCCTGCTGCCCTACAGCTACCACAACGATCAGCTGGCCGTGCAGACGCTGCCGAGGGTATCGGCCGAAGCCGCGATCAACACGCTGAACTTCGTGGCGGACTACACCGTCACGCCGACCCCGAAGCTCAACCTGCGGGCGTACTACCGCAGCTACGACCTGAACAACGACACGCCGTCCAGCAACTGGCAATACGTCACGCAGGACACCAGCAACCTGAACGGCACCGTGTCGTACTTGAACAAGCGAGTCAGCCTGCCCTACGCGTGGAACCGGCGCAACGCCGGGGTCGACGCCACCTGGCGCCTGCCGGCGCGGACCAGCCTGCTGGTGGGCTTCGAGCGAGAGTCGATGGACCGCGACCACCGCGAAGCCGACACGGCCGAGAACATCTTCCGGGCCACGCTGCGCACGCGCGGCGCGCGGTGGGCGACGTTCGAGGCCCGCGCCCTGTTTGGCGCCCGCGACGGCGGCGACTACCACAACACGGTCACCCGCGAAGGCTACTGGTACTCCCAGAGCGACGGCGTCGACAACAACAACCCGGCGCTGACCTTCGACAACCATCCCGACATGCGGCGCTACGACGTGTCGGACCGCATGCGGCAGCAGTTCGACGTGCGGGCGAACTTCACGCCGCGCGACCTGGTGTCCCTGTCGGCGTACGCGCGCTACCGGCATGACGACTTCGACTCGGACGTGCAGCCCTCGCAGCCGTTACTGGGCACCGGACTCGCTGAGCAGAATGCGGTGACACCGGGCAATCAGCTGGGGCGCCTCGACGACAAGCGGACGCGATTCGGCGTCGATGCCTACACCGAGGTCAAGACCGGCTTGTCCGTCAATGCGTTCCTGAACTTCGACCGCGGCACCGCGCTCGACCGGTCGCTCGAGTTCCAAGAGAACAACAAGGCCAATCCGAGCGTCGTGGCCACGGCGGAACTCGGCCCCTGGACGAGGGCCGGGAGCCAGTGGACGGCCGAGCAACGTGACGAGACGTGGAGCGCCGGCGTCGGCACGACCTGGCAGATCGCGCCTGACAAGGCCACCCTGATTGCCGATTACACGGCCTCGCTGGCCAGCATCGACATCGACTACTCCGGTTTCGGCGTCACCAACTTTAACGGCACGCCGTTTCCGCCGAACCACCAGTTTGCGTTCTCGGCGCCGTCGACGGTGTCCGAAGACTGGCACGTCATCAACCTGCGGCTGGAAATCCCGGTGCGGGCGCTGGTCGTGGTGACCAGCTACACCTACGAGAACTACGCGCTCGACGACTGGGCGCAGGCGAGCGCGGCGCCATGGGTGGAATCGGTGGGGGCGGACACCCTGCTGCGTGACACCTCCCGGTCGCACCAGTGGGGAAACCGGTTATTCAATTTCGGGACCTATCTGGCGCCGCGGTACGTGGCGCACATCGGCTTCGTTGGATTCCGCTACCGGTTCTGA
- a CDS encoding efflux RND transporter periplasmic adaptor subunit yields MRRRILVGVVVVAVLGGAAAVAMRSGNSGLEVEQAQVARVDALQSFVTASGEIVATKYADIGSAVMGRLVELTVKEGDTVKAGQVLARIDPVQAASSADAAAASVGALEADARAAATQVKAAQAALEEARSREKEAAASLTRAQELQRAGLLPQSEFDKANMAGTTAAAQVAAATASFERAQQAQTSAERRITQGRAESTRARDALSKTEITAPIDGVVTRLEVEQGEMVVMGVQNQPGTILMTVSDLSAVNAEVKVAEADVMRLSNGFPATVTLEALPLQTFSGRVVEIGASALPQVGTQAAAREFRVKVRLDGPAASSLRPGLTCDTEILAAERKNALVVPLQAVVEKAGKTGVFVVRDGGVVFTPVKTGIIGGLSIEVDGVAEGTAIVSGPFQTLRALSDGDRVRGR; encoded by the coding sequence ATGCGCAGGCGGATCCTCGTGGGTGTGGTTGTCGTGGCAGTGCTCGGCGGAGCGGCGGCAGTTGCGATGCGCTCCGGCAACTCGGGGCTCGAGGTTGAGCAGGCGCAGGTCGCCCGGGTGGACGCGCTGCAGTCCTTCGTCACGGCTTCGGGCGAAATCGTGGCCACCAAGTATGCCGACATTGGGTCTGCGGTCATGGGCCGGCTGGTCGAGTTGACGGTCAAGGAAGGTGACACCGTCAAGGCCGGGCAGGTGCTGGCGCGCATCGATCCGGTGCAAGCCGCCTCGTCTGCGGATGCGGCCGCCGCGTCGGTGGGTGCGCTCGAGGCCGACGCGCGAGCGGCGGCGACCCAGGTGAAGGCGGCCCAGGCGGCCCTCGAAGAAGCCCGGTCCCGAGAGAAAGAAGCCGCGGCCTCGTTGACGCGGGCGCAGGAACTGCAACGCGCCGGCTTGTTGCCGCAATCGGAGTTCGACAAGGCGAACATGGCCGGCACCACGGCGGCGGCACAAGTTGCGGCCGCCACGGCGTCGTTCGAGCGCGCGCAGCAGGCGCAGACCAGCGCCGAGCGGCGCATCACCCAGGGCCGGGCCGAAAGCACCCGCGCCCGCGACGCGCTCTCGAAGACCGAAATCACCGCCCCGATCGACGGCGTCGTCACGCGCCTGGAGGTTGAACAGGGCGAGATGGTGGTGATGGGCGTGCAGAACCAGCCCGGGACGATCCTGATGACCGTGTCGGACCTGAGCGCGGTGAACGCCGAGGTCAAGGTGGCCGAAGCCGACGTGATGCGGTTGTCGAACGGCTTCCCCGCCACCGTCACGCTCGAAGCTCTGCCCCTCCAGACCTTCAGCGGCCGGGTGGTGGAGATTGGCGCGAGCGCGCTGCCGCAGGTCGGCACGCAGGCCGCCGCGCGTGAGTTCCGCGTGAAGGTCCGGCTTGACGGTCCCGCCGCCTCGTCGCTGCGGCCGGGTCTCACCTGCGACACCGAGATCCTGGCGGCCGAGCGCAAGAACGCGCTGGTCGTCCCGCTGCAGGCGGTGGTCGAGAAAGCGGGCAAGACCGGCGTATTCGTGGTGCGCGACGGGGGTGTGGTGTTCACGCCAGTGAAGACCGGCATCATCGGCGGATTGTCGATCGAGGTGGACGGGGTGGCCGAAGGCACCGCGATCGTCAGCGGCCCCTTCCAGACGTTGCGCGCGTTGAGCGACGGCGATCGCGTGCGGGGAAGGTGA